In Musa acuminata AAA Group cultivar baxijiao chromosome BXJ2-3, Cavendish_Baxijiao_AAA, whole genome shotgun sequence, the following proteins share a genomic window:
- the LOC135607504 gene encoding ubiquitin-conjugating enzyme E2 variant 1C-like, producing MTLGGSAGSGIVVPRNFRLLEELERGEKGIGDGTVSYGMDDGDDIYMRSWTGTIIGPLNTVHEGRIYQLKLFCDKDYPDKPPSVRFHSRINMTCVNPDTGVVDTRKFLVLGNWQRDYTMEYILTQLKKEMAASHNRKLVQPPEGTYF from the exons ATGACGCTTGGAGGTTCTGCTGGATCCGGTATCGTCG TTCCTCGGAACTTCAGGTTGCTTGAAGAGCTTGAACGAGGAGAAAAGGGCATCGGAGATGGGACTGTAAGCTATGGTATGGATGATGGAGATGACATTTACATGCGCTCCTGGACAGGAACAATAATTGGTCCTCTTAAC ACCGTACATGAGGGTCGCATCTATCAGCTGAAATTATTCTGCGACAAGGACTACCCCGACAAACCTCCTAGCGTCCGATTCCATTCACGCATCAACATGACTTGTGTCAATCCTGACACTGGAGTG GTAGATACAAGAAAATTTTTGGTCCTGGGGAACTGGCAACGCGATTACACAATGGAGTACATTCTAACGCAGCTTAAGAAGGAAATGGCGGCATCGCATAACCGTAAGCTTGTCCAGCCACCGGAGGGCACTTACTTCTAA
- the LOC135587060 gene encoding AT-hook motif nuclear-localized protein 1-like, whose product MEGREGGVPSTAAAEGAGIYQPPPPPPSASPAATVVRDEKSACPVGVTATVMTAAASTAAAVVVGPAAATPVAEPMKKKRGRPRKYGPDGRLLQPLNPLPISASVPSGVEYTPAAAVGAAIKRGRGRPVGLVSKSPRYGLDFEPLGDMVACSAGANFTPHIITVASGEDVTMKIISFSQQGSRAICILSANGVISNVTLRQPDSSGGTLTYEGRFELLSLSGSFMPTENGGTRSRSGGLSVSLASPDGRVVGGGVAGLLVAASPVQVVVGSFVPSYQMEQKIKKPRSETGLVPPPTSAIPVSSAAMEEACGSAQGKHTSSTSKPDPSTASSFQAESWAASLQSAPGDRNSTDINISLTGS is encoded by the exons ATGGAGGGGAGGGAAGGAGGAGTACCTTCTACGGCGGCCGCCGAGGGGGCCGGGATCTACcagcctcctcctccgccaccttCGGCTTCGCCGGCGGCGACGGTGGTGAGAGACGAGAAGTCTGCTTGCCCAGTCGGCGTGACGGCGACGGTTATGACGGCAGCCGCTTCGACAGCGGCCGCGGTGGTGGTGGGACCCGCCGCAGCTACGCCGGTGGCGGAGCcgatgaagaagaagagggggCGGCCGAGGAAGTACGGGCCGGACGGCAGACTGCTGCAGCCGCTGAACCCGCTGCCGATCTCGGCGTCCGTGCCGTCCGGTGTCGAGTACACGCCGGCAGCCGCGGTGGGGGCGGCGATCAAGCGGGGTAGAGGGCGGCCAGTGGGTTTGGTGAGCAAGTCGCCTCGCTATGGACTCGACTTCGAGCCACTCG GAGATATGGTAGCCTGCTCCGCCGGTGCAAATTTCACACCTCATATCATCACTGTTGCTTCAGGTGAG gaTGTTACTATGAAGATCATATCATTTTCACAACAAGGGTCTCGAGCTATTTGTATTTTATCAGCAAATGGTGTTATTTCAAATGTTACACTTCGTCAGCCTGATTCAAGTGGTGGTACATTAACTTATGAG GGCCGATTTGAATTGCTCTCCTTATCTGGATCATTCATGCCAACTGAAAATGGAGGAACACGAAGCCGATCAGGTGGCCTGAGTGTTTCTCTGGCAAGTCCAGATGGCCGAGTTGTTGGTGGTGGAGTTGCTGGTCTACTGGTGGCTGCAAGTCCAGTGCAG GTTGTGGTGGGAAGTTTTGTGCCAAGCTACCAGATGGAGCAGAAAATAAAGAAGCCGAGATCAGAAACCGGATTGGTACCTCCACCAACATCAGCAATTCCTGTGTCAAGCGCAGCCATGGAGGAAGCTTGTGGTAGCGCGCAAGGGAAGCACACTTCATCAACGAGTAAACCAGATCCTTCAACTGCCTCCTCTTTCCAGGCGGAAAGTTGGGCTGCTTCTCTGCAGTCGGCTCCTGGCGATAGAAACTCGACAGACATCAACATAAGTTTGACTGGATCATGA